TCATAACTTGCAACAATTGCATTTTTCAAGATAGTTGTATGGTTTTTGGATATCTTATGGACAATAAAACCGCTCATTCCTACATCTATCTTATCTATTTTAATAGTAACTTCCGTTTCATCACTATTCACTGTAACTACAGGAGACTTTACAACACTTCCAAACAACTCTATTGCTAAAATAAAAACTAAAAATATATACTTCATTCTCTTCACTTTTCTTTATTTAAACGCAAAAGGAAGTAATTCCTTTTGCTACGCTAACCGCTATGGCACTAAAGCTAACCCCATAAAGGGGTAGAATATTAAAATTTTTCAATTTTATATAATGCGATTATAGCAAACAAACCTCATACTAAGCCAAATTTTGTTAGAGTTTCTGAATTATTTTAAAAAATTTAATATTTATGGTTATTTTATGCGACAGTTTTTAATATTTCTTCTACTTTTAACATCTCTTTTTGGCTCCAAAGTCGAGACTTTCCGCTGGGCTAACGGTGAGAGCTATCTTGTCTTTTTAGAGAGGAACAATCTTCCAGTAAAACCTCTTTACTATAACCTGGACAAAGATGACCAGCTTCTCACCGAAGAGATGCGCGCTGGTATACATTGCCACATGTTAAGAGATGAGAAACAAAATATAAAGCAGATACTCCTTCCTCTTAATGATGAGCTACAACTACACATATACAGGGATAAAAATTCTTATAGTTTTGAAGTTATACCAATTATCAGCACTACAAAAACAGAGGCATTTACTTTAAATATCTCTCACTCCCCATATTACGACATCATAAAAGCAACTGGTAGTAAAAAACTGGCAGAAATCTTTGTATCTAGTTTTAAATACTCTCTAAATTTCAAAAGAGACCTAAGAAAAGGTGATACTTTAGTAATGATTTATGATCAAAAGTACCGTTTAGGAAGAGCTTTTTCAATGCCGATTTTACAAGTTGCAATGATTGAGATGAAAAAGAAACAACACTATATATACCTAAACTCAGATGACAGATTTTATGATGAAAATGCCAATGAAGTTGAAGGTTTTTTGCTTGCATCTCCAGTTAGGGGAGCACGAATATCCTCACGATTTACCAAAAGAAGATTTCATCCAATTTTAAAAAGATGGAAAGCACATCTAGGTGTAGATTACGCAGCAGGCAGAGGAACTCCAGTAGTGGCGGCTGGAAGTGGAAGAGTCTCACATGCAGGTATACTTGGCGCTTACGGAAACCTTATAAAGATTAGTCATAACGATGGTTACGAGACAAGATATGCCCATTTAAAATCATTTCGCAGAGGTGTAACAAGGGGTAAATATGTTAAAAAAGGTCAAACAATAGGGTATGTTGGAAACACCGGTCGCTCTACCGGTCCTCACCTGCACTTTGAACTTAGAAAAGATAACGTAGCCACAAACCCTCTGAGAGTCGTTCAAGTAACCACTAAAAAACTAAAAGGTCATGAGAAAGAGGCATTTTTAAAGCTAAAAAAGAATTACAATGAGAGCATAGAGTTGCACCTTAAAAATAAAACAAAATTTGTAAAATTATCCATACCTGATACAACTTGCTATTTCTATAACGGAGGAGAGTGTGCACAAGATAGACTCTACTGAAAAACTTAAAAATCCAAGATTTATAAAACCTATCATGATTAACTACTCCCATTTTGGTGTAGAAAAAAAATGGGAAGCTGTTTTAAGTCATGATAGTGTAGCTGTTCTGCTTTACCACACCCAAAAAAATGCATTTGTTTTAGTAAAGCAGCTCCGTGCTACGGTTTTAAACAAAAACAGAGACAACGGGATGATGTATGAACTTTGCGCGGGAATAGTAGACAAAGAGGCAAGCAACGCACAAATAGCAAAAGAGGAGATTTTAGAAGAGTGCGGGTATGATGTACCTGTAGAGAATTTAGAAAAAATCAGCTCTTTTTACACAAGCGTCGGCATCTCCGGAACTCACCAAACTCTTTATTACGCTGCATGTGATGACAGTATGAAAGTGAGTGAAGGCGGCGGTCTGCACGATGAAGATATTGAAGTTATATATATCCCTGTTGAAGAGTCAAGAGAGTTTATGTTTGATGAGAGTTACCAAAAGACTACCGGAGTTATGATGAGTTTTTACTGGTTTTTTGATACTAAAAAAGAGCTATATATTAAAAATTAATTCCACTTCAGCAAGCTTTTTGGCTAGCCAAAATCTATGGGGTCCATATCTATCTCGGCTAATTGGCTTCTACATGTAGAGATTGCTTTGATGATATCTGTACTCTTATCAGAGCGCAGAAGTATCTCAAACCTGTACTTATCGGCCACTCTCTCAACTCCGCATTTTCCATAACCTACTATCTCGATGTTTTGTATTTTAGATAGTTTCTCTTGCATTTCACTCATCTCGCTTTGAGCTTTTAGTCCGTTCTTGTGAGAAAATACAATACGGCAAAGTTTCTTATACGGTGGATAGAGCTCTTTTCTGTACTCTTTCTCTTCCTCTAAAAAGTTCTCATAACTGCCTATGTAAGTTTTAAAAAACTCTTCATTGAAAGTTTGAACTAAAACTTTGGCATTTTGCTTTCGCCCGCTTCTCCCTGAGACTTGGATTAAAGAGGACAAAGCCTTCTCTCTTGCTCTGTAATCACCCATATTTAGCATATTGTCCATCCCAAGAACAACCGCCAAAGTTACCCCGTGATAATCGTGTCCTTTGCTTAGCATCTGAGTTCCCACAAGTATATCACTCTCTCTGTCATTAAAACGTTTCAGTGCTTTTTTCAGTTTGTTTGAAGTGGTTATAACATCTCTGTCAAACTGCTCAACCCTAGCTTCAGAAAACTCTTCGCCAATCACCTTAACTGCCTCGGCAGTTCCAAGTCTTGAGCTTGTCAGAGAACCGCCTCCGCACTCGCAGCACACTTGAGGTATAGCTTGTGAATAGTTGCAGTAGTGGCACTTCAAAGCTCTGCTTTTTTGGTGAATACTCATCCCAACGCTGCAAAACACACACTCATAAGTGTGTCCGCAATCTTGACAAATAAGATACTTAAAGTTTGCACGTGTCGGTAGAAAAACTATAGCCTGCTCTTTTGCTTTTAAACTCTCTTTTAGACTATCAAATATCAAAGGGGATAAATTTTCAGCTGAACGCTCGTAAACAAACTCTTTTTGTGCGCTGAAGTGTCCACCTTTTAGCCTTACATGTGCGAACTTGGTATAAGAGTTTAAAGATGGTGTCGCACTCCCTAAAACTACTGGTATATCATAAAGCTTACCCATATATATAGCTATATCTCTGGCATTGTATCTTGGGCGTGAAGATGATTTATAACTATCATCGTGTTCCTCATCTACAACAATCAGACCTAAATCTTTAACAGGGAGAAAAAGTGCTGAACGGGGACCTGCTATGATATATGCAGTGCCATCATAAATCTTTTGCAGTGCAATCTTTTTTTGTTTTGGGGTGAGCTTTGAGTGCCACATAACCACTAAGTCACCAAAGTGTTCCTCCAACCTTTGCCCCATCTGTGGAGTCAAAGAGATTTCAGGCATAAGAAAAATAGAGCGTTTTTTCTCTTTTAAAATGTCATAAAAATATTGCATATATATCTCTGTTTTACCGCTACCAGTGTCACCAAAAAGAAGCGAGGTTTTATGTTGCTTTAAAAATGTAAGTGCCTCTTGTTGTTTTGCTGAGAGTGTGATGCTAGATTCCCAATCAAGTTGGGAACGACGAGGCGGTGTGTCATCCTGAATCTGATGTTCGTCATCCCAAACTTGATTTGGGATCTGGCCTGTGATGCTAGATTCTGAATCAAGTTCAGAATGACGAGTTGGAGCATCAGTTTCCGTCATTTCAGTTTCTGATTCCATCATCCTCAGCTTGACTGGGGATCTAGCTTCAAAAGCCATCATAACCCCAAGAGCCTCACCCAAAGATGAAAAGTAGTATGTGCTTATAAATTTAGCAAGCTTTATCTGCTCTAAACTATACTCAAAATCACTTACTTCTAAAATTTCACTTGTTTTGAATTCTGGCTTTTCACATGTAGAGATAATAACGCCATCAGCTTCTCTGTTTCTGACTTTTAGACTAACTTTTGTACC
The sequence above is drawn from the Candidatus Sulfurimonas baltica genome and encodes:
- a CDS encoding peptidoglycan DD-metalloendopeptidase family protein, with translation MRQFLIFLLLLTSLFGSKVETFRWANGESYLVFLERNNLPVKPLYYNLDKDDQLLTEEMRAGIHCHMLRDEKQNIKQILLPLNDELQLHIYRDKNSYSFEVIPIISTTKTEAFTLNISHSPYYDIIKATGSKKLAEIFVSSFKYSLNFKRDLRKGDTLVMIYDQKYRLGRAFSMPILQVAMIEMKKKQHYIYLNSDDRFYDENANEVEGFLLASPVRGARISSRFTKRRFHPILKRWKAHLGVDYAAGRGTPVVAAGSGRVSHAGILGAYGNLIKISHNDGYETRYAHLKSFRRGVTRGKYVKKGQTIGYVGNTGRSTGPHLHFELRKDNVATNPLRVVQVTTKKLKGHEKEAFLKLKKNYNESIELHLKNKTKFVKLSIPDTTCYFYNGGECAQDRLY
- a CDS encoding NUDIX domain-containing protein codes for the protein MHKIDSTEKLKNPRFIKPIMINYSHFGVEKKWEAVLSHDSVAVLLYHTQKNAFVLVKQLRATVLNKNRDNGMMYELCAGIVDKEASNAQIAKEEILEECGYDVPVENLEKISSFYTSVGISGTHQTLYYAACDDSMKVSEGGGLHDEDIEVIYIPVEESREFMFDESYQKTTGVMMSFYWFFDTKKELYIKN
- a CDS encoding primosomal protein N', with product MHYYNISLLNSPLEPFTYQSLLNLHVGTKVSLKVRNREADGVIISTCEKPEFKTSEILEVSDFEYSLEQIKLAKFISTYYFSSLGEALGVMMAFEARSPVKLRMMESETEMTETDAPTRHSELDSESSITGQIPNQVWDDEHQIQDDTPPRRSQLDWESSITLSAKQQEALTFLKQHKTSLLFGDTGSGKTEIYMQYFYDILKEKKRSIFLMPEISLTPQMGQRLEEHFGDLVVMWHSKLTPKQKKIALQKIYDGTAYIIAGPRSALFLPVKDLGLIVVDEEHDDSYKSSSRPRYNARDIAIYMGKLYDIPVVLGSATPSLNSYTKFAHVRLKGGHFSAQKEFVYERSAENLSPLIFDSLKESLKAKEQAIVFLPTRANFKYLICQDCGHTYECVFCSVGMSIHQKSRALKCHYCNYSQAIPQVCCECGGGSLTSSRLGTAEAVKVIGEEFSEARVEQFDRDVITTSNKLKKALKRFNDRESDILVGTQMLSKGHDYHGVTLAVVLGMDNMLNMGDYRAREKALSSLIQVSGRSGRKQNAKVLVQTFNEEFFKTYIGSYENFLEEEKEYRKELYPPYKKLCRIVFSHKNGLKAQSEMSEMQEKLSKIQNIEIVGYGKCGVERVADKYRFEILLRSDKSTDIIKAISTCRSQLAEIDMDPIDFG